A region of Geothrix edaphica DNA encodes the following proteins:
- the trmD gene encoding tRNA (guanosine(37)-N1)-methyltransferase TrmD, whose translation MRIDALTLFPEYFEAARLGITGRAFRELGHGLHTHSFRPFSGNTFGHVDDAPFGGGPGMVLRPEVLRDTLAAVPREGTGRVIHFSPAAPPLTHAKVLELARLDQLILVCTRYEGLDQRAVTRYVDEELSVGEAVLSGGELPALFLIDAVCRWLPGVLGNEASAEEDSFATGLLDHPHYTRPATFEGLDVPAVLQGGDHGAIRLWRLREAMARTKQLRPDLWSIYLNDRLPALDRPAQWCAWQVEHPEDWDRPKPRGWKGWKLQ comes from the coding sequence ATGAGAATCGACGCCCTCACCCTCTTTCCCGAGTACTTCGAGGCCGCCCGTCTCGGCATCACGGGCCGGGCCTTCCGCGAGCTGGGCCATGGCCTGCATACCCACAGCTTCCGCCCCTTCTCGGGCAACACCTTCGGCCATGTGGATGACGCCCCCTTCGGCGGGGGGCCGGGCATGGTGCTGCGACCCGAGGTGCTTCGGGACACCCTGGCCGCCGTGCCCCGGGAAGGCACCGGCCGCGTCATCCACTTCAGCCCAGCGGCACCTCCACTTACCCACGCCAAGGTGCTGGAGCTGGCCCGCCTCGACCAGCTGATCCTGGTCTGCACCCGCTACGAGGGCCTGGACCAGCGCGCCGTGACGCGGTACGTGGACGAAGAGCTGAGCGTGGGCGAGGCGGTCCTCAGCGGCGGCGAGCTGCCGGCCCTGTTCCTCATCGACGCCGTCTGCCGCTGGCTGCCGGGCGTGCTCGGCAACGAAGCCTCCGCCGAGGAGGACAGCTTCGCCACGGGCCTGCTGGACCACCCCCACTACACGCGCCCCGCGACCTTCGAGGGCCTCGACGTGCCAGCCGTGCTCCAGGGCGGCGACCATGGCGCCATCCGCCTCTGGCGCCTCCGCGAGGCCATGGCCCGGACGAAGCAGCTCCGGCCCGACCTCTGGTCCATCTATCTGAACGACCGCCTGCCCGCCCTGGACCGCCCCGCCCAGTGGTGCGCCTGGCAGGTGGAGCACCCCGAGGACTGGGACCGGCCCAAGCCCAGGGGTTGGAAGGGCTGGAAGCTCCAATAA
- a CDS encoding exopolysaccharide biosynthesis protein — protein MPKPFFETLHALLDAEGEITLGELLDAAGEQTYGLLTLLLSMPSLVPGLNLGLAPVGGIGLMALGAQLAWGTPHPWVPRRVQAQPIHKGRIKNALAKLEIQMERFRWRSATRRPINHRWVGACIAWTGFLLAVPVPLPFGNQLPAAILCLLGAALLEERPTWAWIGAAGAVANTLYFALSFDLIVRTFVKAFHAVARS, from the coding sequence GTGCCGAAACCCTTCTTCGAGACCCTCCACGCCCTGTTGGACGCGGAAGGCGAGATCACGCTCGGCGAGCTGCTGGATGCGGCCGGGGAGCAGACCTACGGGCTGCTGACGCTGCTGCTGTCCATGCCGAGCTTGGTGCCAGGTCTGAACCTCGGGCTGGCTCCCGTGGGGGGCATCGGCCTCATGGCCCTCGGGGCCCAGCTGGCCTGGGGCACGCCCCATCCCTGGGTTCCCCGCCGGGTGCAGGCCCAGCCCATCCACAAGGGCCGCATCAAGAACGCCCTCGCCAAGCTCGAGATTCAGATGGAGCGCTTCCGGTGGCGCAGCGCCACCCGCCGTCCCATCAACCACCGCTGGGTGGGCGCCTGCATCGCCTGGACCGGTTTCCTGCTGGCCGTCCCCGTGCCGCTGCCCTTCGGCAACCAGCTGCCCGCGGCCATCCTCTGCCTCCTGGGCGCCGCCCTGCTGGAGGAGCGCCCCACCTGGGCCTGGATCGGCGCGGCCGGAGCCGTCGCCAACACCCTGTACTTCGCCCTCAGCTTCGACCTCATCGTCCGGACCTTCGTGAAGGCCTTCCACGCCGTGGCCAGGTCATGA
- the rlmN gene encoding 23S rRNA (adenine(2503)-C(2))-methyltransferase RlmN, with product MAQPWDRPAPEAGTAGRPNAAGLDAAGLKALMAALGEPAWRGGQLFDGLYRQRWTRWEQFSSLSKALRTRLEAEVDLTWPAIVQSQTSDDGSTKHVFELADGKQVEGVSMPYADRVTLCLSSQVGCAMGCTFCATGQMGIVRNLTAAEIAGQVVAMLNHHGHPEGRPVNLVFMGMGEPLHNLDHLMAAFALLTDPKGLAIPPRRITVSTSGLVSGIERLAAFPKRPRLALSLNATTNAHRSAIMPVNRVWNLEALAAALAAFPLQSGERITLEYVLLKGVTDSLEDGRRLAAFARRFPAKVNLIPFNPHEGSGFEPPDEARVGALCRLLSDADLPVSVRRSRGQDVAGACGQLVRQGSSRRPHRLPRTED from the coding sequence ATGGCCCAGCCCTGGGATCGGCCGGCCCCGGAAGCTGGCACCGCCGGGCGTCCCAACGCCGCGGGCCTGGATGCCGCGGGCCTGAAGGCCCTGATGGCGGCCCTCGGTGAGCCCGCCTGGCGGGGCGGCCAGCTCTTCGACGGCCTCTACCGGCAGCGCTGGACCCGCTGGGAGCAGTTCTCCAGCCTGTCCAAGGCCCTGCGGACGCGCCTGGAGGCCGAAGTGGACCTGACCTGGCCCGCCATCGTCCAGAGCCAGACCTCGGACGATGGCTCGACCAAGCACGTCTTCGAACTGGCAGATGGGAAGCAGGTGGAGGGCGTGTCCATGCCCTATGCGGACCGCGTGACCCTCTGCCTGTCCAGCCAGGTGGGCTGTGCCATGGGCTGCACCTTTTGCGCCACGGGCCAGATGGGCATCGTGCGCAACCTCACGGCCGCGGAGATCGCGGGCCAGGTGGTGGCCATGCTGAACCACCACGGCCACCCGGAAGGCCGCCCCGTGAACCTGGTGTTCATGGGCATGGGCGAGCCCCTGCACAACCTCGACCACCTCATGGCCGCCTTCGCCCTCCTCACGGATCCCAAGGGGCTTGCCATCCCGCCCCGGCGCATCACCGTGTCCACCTCGGGGCTGGTGAGCGGCATCGAGCGGCTGGCCGCCTTCCCGAAGCGGCCGCGCCTGGCGCTCAGCCTGAATGCAACCACCAACGCCCATCGCTCGGCCATCATGCCCGTGAACCGGGTCTGGAACCTGGAGGCCCTGGCAGCCGCCCTGGCGGCCTTCCCCCTGCAGTCCGGCGAGCGCATCACCCTGGAGTACGTGCTGCTGAAGGGCGTCACCGACAGCCTGGAGGACGGCCGCCGCCTCGCGGCCTTCGCCCGGCGCTTCCCCGCCAAGGTGAACCTGATCCCCTTCAACCCCCACGAGGGCAGCGGCTTCGAGCCCCCGGACGAAGCCCGCGTGGGCGCCCTCTGCCGCCTGCTGTCCGACGCCGACCTGCCTGTGAGCGTCCGCCGCAGCCGGGGCCAGGACGTGGCCGGCGCCTGCGGCCAGCTGGTGCGCCAGGGATCATCAAGACGCCCGCACAGACTACCGAGGACTGAAGACTGA
- a CDS encoding mechanosensitive ion channel family protein, with amino-acid sequence MFRDLREKVSAPRRIAAWILLALLLLAAAFVLLRIGGHPALHRTADVLLWALLAYGAVRLVSFLLLDPLLSQRKTATPGFARDLIVVALYLVAAGGILREGLQVSLGQLLGTGAIAAAVVGLSLQEVLGNLFAGISLHLDPAFQVGDWVEITGTLRGGPGRETLVGQVEAMTWRTVQLRTENGDMDVLPNRAIAQAVVTNLYAPSGLHRRTTKVIVEPRPDLHQALDHLTRALAGLPHLAHHRPEVVVHSSDLGGAVLELRYWALGFRHGRQATFQATRLAATVLPREGFRLMGPHGPSPLVTRPETAPDLALMRDLVRQLGLPEHWVEDLRGRLRLRTLAPGEGVIREGEPGDSLFAVHRGTLQVVRAEERLEPYTGLFWKPVAELGPGQWFGEASLLTGAPRNATVVALTEAEIAEVPKEAFEASLRREPELLERLVDLMEQRAHGEAEVDLPKESRRAQWTRQVRGWFGLG; translated from the coding sequence ATGTTCCGCGACTTGAGGGAGAAGGTCAGCGCGCCGCGCCGGATCGCGGCCTGGATCCTGCTCGCCCTGCTGCTCCTGGCCGCGGCCTTCGTGCTGCTCCGGATAGGCGGCCACCCGGCCCTCCATCGCACCGCGGACGTCCTCCTCTGGGCCCTGCTGGCCTACGGGGCCGTGCGCCTCGTCTCCTTCCTGCTGCTGGATCCGCTGCTGAGCCAGCGGAAGACCGCCACGCCGGGCTTCGCGCGGGACCTGATCGTGGTGGCGCTCTACCTGGTGGCCGCGGGCGGCATCCTCCGCGAGGGCCTGCAGGTGAGCCTGGGCCAGCTCCTGGGCACCGGCGCCATCGCCGCCGCCGTGGTGGGCCTCAGCCTCCAGGAGGTGCTGGGCAACCTGTTCGCCGGCATCTCCCTGCACCTGGATCCCGCCTTCCAGGTGGGCGACTGGGTGGAGATCACCGGCACACTGCGGGGCGGCCCCGGCCGCGAGACGCTCGTCGGGCAAGTGGAGGCCATGACCTGGCGCACGGTGCAGCTGCGCACCGAGAACGGCGACATGGATGTGCTGCCCAACCGCGCCATCGCCCAGGCCGTGGTGACGAACCTCTACGCCCCCTCGGGCCTGCACCGGCGCACCACCAAGGTCATCGTGGAACCGCGGCCGGACCTCCACCAGGCCCTCGACCACCTCACCCGGGCCCTGGCGGGCCTGCCGCACCTCGCCCACCACCGCCCCGAGGTGGTGGTCCACAGCTCCGACCTGGGCGGCGCCGTCCTGGAGCTCCGCTACTGGGCCCTGGGCTTCCGGCATGGGCGCCAGGCCACCTTCCAGGCCACGCGCCTGGCCGCCACCGTGCTGCCCCGGGAGGGCTTCCGGCTCATGGGGCCCCATGGCCCGAGCCCCCTGGTGACGCGGCCCGAGACGGCTCCCGACCTGGCGCTGATGCGGGACCTGGTCCGCCAGCTGGGCCTCCCGGAGCACTGGGTGGAGGATCTCCGGGGCCGCCTCCGCCTGCGGACCCTCGCCCCCGGGGAAGGCGTCATCCGCGAAGGCGAGCCCGGGGACTCGCTCTTCGCCGTGCATCGCGGCACGCTCCAGGTGGTGCGCGCGGAGGAGCGCCTGGAGCCGTATACCGGCCTCTTCTGGAAGCCCGTGGCGGAGCTGGGCCCGGGCCAGTGGTTCGGCGAGGCGAGCCTGCTGACGGGCGCCCCGCGGAACGCCACCGTGGTGGCCCTCACGGAGGCCGAGATCGCGGAGGTGCCCAAGGAGGCCTTCGAGGCGTCCCTCAGGCGCGAGCCCGAGCTCCTGGAGCGCCTGGTGGACCTGATGGAGCAGCGGGCCCACGGTGAGGCCGAGGTCGACCTGCCCAAGGAGTCCCGCCGGGCCCAGTGGACCCGGCAGGTCCGGGGCTGGTTCGGACTGGGCTAG